CGGCGTGCCACCCGAGCCGTTCGAGGTCCCCGACGGCGCCAACGCCCTCACCCAGAATCTGTCGCACAGCCCGACGGGCCTGCGGCAGCTGCCCGACCCGCGGTTGCTGCGCCCGGACTGGGTGATCACCCGACCGCGGCTGACGGGCATCTGCGGGTCTGATTCCAAGCAGATCCTGCTGGACTTCGGCGAGCATGACGCCGACAACGCCATGGCCGCATTCTGCTCCTTCCCGCAGGTCATGGGCCACGAGGTGGTTGCCGACGTGGTCGAGCTGGGGCCGGAGGCCCGCGGGATTGCGGTGGGACAGCGGGTGGTGCTCAATCCGTGGCTGTCGTGCGGGCCACGTGGCATCGAACCGCCATGTCCGGCCTGCGAAGCCGGCGACTACAGCCTGTGCTGGAGCTTCGCCGACGGCGACATCAAACCCGGAATCCACACCGGGGTGTCGGCCGACGTGACCGGTGGATATGCCGAGCTGATGCCCGCCCACCACAGCATGCTGTTCGCCGTTCCCGACTCCGTTCCCGACGAGGCGGCCGTGTTCGCCGACCCGTTCTCGGTGTCGCTGCATGCGATCACCCGCCATCCGCCGCCGCACTCGGGCCGGGTGCTGGTGTACGGGGCCGGCTCGCTCGGATTGTGTGCACTGGCGATCCTGCGGGCGCTGTATCCGGACGTGGCGGTGGCCGTCGTCGCCCGGTTCCCGGCGCAAGCCGAGCTTGCCCGGCGGTTCGGCGCCGCCAAAGTCGTTGCGCACGAACCACGTCTGGCCATCATCGAGGAACTGGTGGCCTGGGGTGGTGGCCGGCTGCGTCAGCCGTTGCTGGGCCTGCCGATGGCCCACCCCGGCCCGGTCGACGTTGTCTACGACACCGTCGGCAAGCCGGAAACGTTCGAGGTGGGGGTGCGAGTGCTGACCTCGCGCGGGACGCTGGTCAAGGCCGGTGTCCACACACCCGGCCGTTGGGAGTGGAGTCCGCTCTACTTCAAAGAGATCAGCTGGGTCGGGTCCAACGCCTTCGGTATCGAGGAGGTCGACGGTGTCCGCCGGCACGCCATCGCCCACTACCTCGAGTTGGTGCAAGCCGGCCGGGTGGACCTGCGGCCCCTGCTGACCCACACCTTCGGGCTGGAGCAATGGCGCGATGCCTTCCTGGCGATCGCCGATCAGGGTGTGACCGGGGCCGTCAAGGTGGCCATCGATCAGCGGTACGGCGCGCGGCGATTGTGAATCTCACGACGCCTCCGCGGCATGTCGCGTCGCACGGTTCGCACGCGCGGCGGGCTACAACGGATTGGCGCGCAGGTAGCTGTAGACGCCGGCGAAATTGCGGTTCACTTCCTCGGGGATAGCGACCGGTCCACCGAGAGCGCGTGCACCCCAGACGATTTGGGCGGTCCGCTCGACGAGCGCGGTGACATGCAAAACCTTGTCCGGCCGGGGCCCGACGGCCACCAGGCCGTGGTTGGCGATCAGCGCTGCGGCGCGGTCCTGCAAAGCCCGCACCGCGTTACGCCCGACCTCGGGAGTACCGGACGAGGCGTACTCGGTGCAGCGAACGTCCCCGCCGCAGTAAACCGCGAACTCGTCGATACAGGCCGGAATCGGCTGATGGGCGATGGCGAACATGGTCGCCCACACCGGATGGCTGTGGATGACGCTGCCGATGTCGTCGAACGCCTGGTAACACGCCAGATGCAGCTTCATCTCCGTCGACGGTGAGCGCCCCGGCTTGGCGTGCAGCACAGCGCCTTCCGGGTCGACGAGTACCAGGTCGTCGAGGATCATGTCGCCGTAGTCGACCGAGGACGGCGTGATGACGATGTTGCCGTCGCAGCGCCGAGCGGAAATATTGCCCGCCGTACCTTCGACCAGGCCGCGGCGCAGCATGTCCTTGGCCGCCGCCAGCACCGCGGCCTCCGGATTGTCCACGGATTTCACGGATGTCACCGATGTCATGAGCCGAGCACCTCCGGGTTGACGATATGGGCGGGCCGGTTGCCCGACAGCAGCGCCTCCAGGTCGTCGGCCACCAGCTGGGCCTGCCGGACCTCAGTGTTCCACGTTGCCCCGCCGATGTGCGGCGTGAGCACCACGTTGGGCAGGCCCGTCAGCGGATGATCGGCAGGCAGCCATTCGCCGGCGAAGTGGTCCAGCCCGGCTGCGGCCACCTTGCCGCTGCGCAGGGCGTCCACCAGCGCATCGGTGTCGTGCAGTTGCGCCCGGGCGGTGTTGAGGAAGACGACGCCGTCGCGCATCGCCGCGAACTGATCGGCGCCGATCATGCCCTCAGTCTCGTCGGTGACCGGCGCGTGCAGGGAGATGACGTCGGATTCGGCGAACAGCTCGTCGAGGCCGTGGCGGGCTTGGTCGTTGTACGGGTCGTGGGCGATGACCCGCAAACCCAGCCCGGCGAGTCGCCAGCGCAGGGCGCGGCCCACCGCGCCCAGACCCACCAGTCCCGCGGTGAGCCCGGCGATTTCCCAGCCGCGGAACCGCTGATAGGGAATCGTGCCGTCGCGAAACATGTTGCCGGAGCGCATATCTGCGTCCGCGGTGAGCACATGTCGGGTGGCGGCCAGCAACAGCGCCACCGTCATCTCGGCAACCGCGTCGGCGTTGCGGGCCGGGGTGTTCAGCACCGGGATGCCGGCCGCGGTGGCGCCCCGGATGTCGACGTTGTTGGGATCCCCACGGGTGGCCGCTACGGCAATCAGGGTCCGCGACCGCTGCTCGAACACCGGCCCGCTGACCGAATCCGATTCCACCACAACGATATCGGCGGCCTCGACGGTGATCCGTTGGGCTAGCTGCTCGGCGTTGTAGATGCGCAGTGGGGTCTGGTCTATCCAGGGGTCGTATACGACATCGGCCAGGTGCTGCAGTTTGGCCAGGCCTGGTCCCCGCAGCGGGGCCGTCACCAGGGCGCGCGGTCGAGACGTCACGTATGCCAATGCTGGCGTACCGTGGCGCCCGTGTCACGTGAAGCCGTCACAATGGGCATCGACATCGGCAGCACAGCGGTCAAAGCGGTGGTCGCCGACGAGAACGGCAACGTCACAGCACGGGTGCGGATCCCGCATCAGCTGCGGGTGCCGGCGCCCGACCGGCTCGAGCACGATGCCGACGAGGCATGGCGGCGGGGGCCGTTGGCGGCCCTGGACCAGCTGGCCCCTGCCGCTGCGAAAGCGGTGGCCGTTTCGGCGATGGCGCCCTCCCTGACCGCCGTCGACTCCGACGGCCGGCCCGTCACCCCGGGACTGCTCTACGGCGACAGCAGGGGCCGGGTACCCGGTGCCGCCCAACAGCCGCTGCCGTCGGTGGGTGAAGCGGCCGAATTCCTGCGCTGGACGGCGGCCGAAGCGCCAGACGCGACCGGCTACTGGCCGGCGCCGGCGGTGGCCAATTACGCGTTGGCGGGTGAGCCGGTGATCGACTTCGCCACGGCCGTCACGGGTTTGCCGTTGTTCGACGGGTCCGGCTGGAACCCGGCGGCGTGCGCCGACTGCGGGGCCAGTGTCGCGCAGCTGCCTCGGGTCGAAACGTTCGGTACGGCGATCGGTCAGGTGCACGGCACCGACGCGGTGCTGGGTACCGGCGCCATCGACGCCCTGTGTGAGCAGATCGTGGCGGGCGCCGACCACGACGGCGATGTGCTGGTGCTGTGTGGCACGACGCTGATCGTGTGGACGACCATCGCCGAGCCCCGGCAGGTGCCGGGCTTGTGGACCATTCCGCACACGGCCGCCGGCAAAAGCCAGATCGGCGGGGCCAGCAACGCCGGTGGCTTGTTCCTCGGCTGGGTAGATCGCGTTGTGGCACAGGGCGATCCGGCTGCTGCCGATCCACAGCGGGTACCGGTCTGGCTACCTTACATTCGTGGCGAACGGACGCCGTTCCATGATCCCGACCGCCGAGGCCTGCTCGACGGCCTGGACCTCACCCAGGACCCCGCGTCGGTTCGGCGGGCGGCCTTCGAAGCATCGGGCTTCGTGGTTCGCCAACTGATCGAGTTGAGCGGGGCGCCGGCCTTGCGTCTCGTCGCATCCGGTGGCGGCACCCGCGTCCAGCCCTGGCTGCAGGCCATCGCCGAGGCGACCGGCCGGCCGGTGCAGGTGTCCCGCGTGGCCGAGGGAGCCGCCCTGGGCGCGGCTTTCCTCGGGCGCATGGCGGCCGGTCTGGAGTCGTCGATCACCGACGCCGCCCGCTGGGCCACGATCGAGCGGGTCGTGGAACCCCGTCCGGAGTGGATCGGCCCGACCAAGGAGCGCTATCGGCGGTTCCTGGAGCTCAGTGGATCAAAGTTGGCCTAGCGGGTGGCGCGATACCGGGTGTGTCGTTCTACGCTTATGCAATGACAGACCACGACCAGACCGCCGTCCGCCGCGAGATCGCAGATGCCTTGCTCGCCGCACTTGAACGTCGGCACGAGGTCGCCGACGCCATTGTCGACGCCGAGAACAAAGCGGCTGCGGTCGAGGCGATCGTGACGCTGCTGGGCACCTCGCATGTGGCCGCCGAAGCGGTGATGAGCATGTCCTTCGACCAGCTCACCCAGGATGCGCGCACGCAGATCCTGGCCGAACTCGAAGACTTGAACCAACAGCTGACTTTCGCCGCGAAAGACCGTCCGGCCAGCTTCGGCGAGAGCCTGGAGCTGCGGCCCTTCTCCGCCGACGAGGACCGTGACATCTTCGCCGCACGCACCGAGGAAATGGGTGCGGCCGGCGACGGGTCCGGCGGACCCGCCGGCAACCTCGATGACGAGATCAGGGCGGCGATCAGCCGAGTCGACGACGAGGAGGCGGCCTGGTTTGTCGCCATCGATTCCGGGGAGAAGGTCGGCATGGTGTTCGGCGAGCTTCTCCACGGCGAGGTGAACGTCCGGATCTGGATACGCCCCGAGCACCGTAAGAAGGGTTACGGCACGGCGGCACTGCGCAAGTCGCGCTCGGAGATGGCGTGGGCGTTCCCGGCCGTTCCCATGGTCGTCCGCGCGCCGGCGGCCCATCCGGCTTAGGGGTTAGAGCGTTGCGGTGACGGCAACGATATCGCCGAGCTGCGACATGTCGTCATCGGGTAGCACGCGACCGTAATCGGTGAACAACTCCCGGCGCGGCCGGGTGCCCACCTGCCAGCCCCGGCCGGTCAGGTACTCCACGACGTTGCTGCGCTCGCCGTCGTAGAACAGCCCCGACAGGTCGATATCGCAGCCTAACGTGGCCCACCGCTGGTTGAACTCCTGGGCACGCTGCGCCATCGTCGAACCGGTGTCGGGATGGTACTCGGTGGCCAGCCTGCTTCCGGGCGCGCTCAGTTCGGTGATGTTGTCGAACAGGCGGTCCTGCGCATCGGGCGGAAGATACATCAGCAAGCCCTCCGCGCCCCAGGCCGTCGGTTTACTGTCGTCGAATCCCTTGTGGCGCAGAGCATTCGGCCAGTCGTCGCGTAGGTCGATGCTGACCGTTCGGCGCCGTGCCGCGGGGACGGCGCCCAGCTCCGACATGGTGCTGCTCTTGAACTCGACAACCGCGGGCTGATCTACTTCGTAGACCACGCTGTCGCCCGGCCAGGACAACCGGTAGGCCCGGGCGTCAAGGCCGGCGGCCAAAATGACGTATTGGCGAAGCCCCTCGCGGGCGGCATCGCGGAAGTATTCGTCGAAGAACCGGGTGCGCACCGCGATCGACTCCGTGATGACCTGCAATTCGCGGTCGGCTTCGTCGTCGCGGGGAATGTCACCGTCGACCAGGCGAGCGAAGAAGTCGAGGCCGACCGCGCGCACCAGCGGTGCGGCGAACGGGTCGTCGACGATCGGGTCGGCCGACGTGGACGCCAGCGCGCGGGCGGCGGCGACCATCGTCGCCGTGGCGCCCACACTGGATGCCAAATCCCAGCTGTCGCCGGGGGATCGGGATGAGTCGATTGCCATGTGTTTGAGTTTCAGACCGCGTCGATGTGAAGGACTTCCCCTACAGTGTGCCCCTGGCTCTGAGAGTCCAGTGCGGCGCGGTCCCACCGGCCGTCGGAGAAGACCAGCGCCTCGTCGAACCAGATGCTGCATCCGTCGAGGATCATGTCGAGGTGTAGCGGCGCGGTCCAGCCGACCGTTGTTCTCGGCTGGGTCGGGGTACTCAGCCCGAGGTGCAAACCCGGGTGGCGCTCATTGATGTGCGACAGGAAACCGACCCATTCGGTAATGCCTTCGTTCGTGCCGAAGCACCGAAGCCGACTTCACCTACCCTGTCGGCGTTTTCGACTTCAAAGAAATTGCTCAGAACACCCGACACCACCGGATCAGAACACCCGGCTTTTTGCACGACCGAGTCCGTAATTTCCAGGGACCCAGAACGTGGGGGCGCGGGCGTTCGAGGCGGTCAAGCAGTGACACTTCGGCAAAAGAGGCAAGCCGCGGTTCAAGTCGACCAGGCGGGGGTTGCATTCGCTGGCGGCCAAAGATGGCAATGGTGCGTTGCGACCCAAGACCGATGAGGCCGGTCGACTGGTGGGCCTGCAATGGGGTGCGGGTTTCGTGGTTGGGATCGCTTCGCCTGCGCGCACGGGCCGGCGCGGCAAGGAACAACAGGCCGAGCTGGCCGAAATCAAGGCACTGATCGTGGCCGGGAAAGTGTTGTCCACCCGGATCGTTCGCACGGTAATCGCCGGGCGCGACACCTACCGCATGCAACTGGTCTGCGATGGGCAACCGACCCGCCGGCATCCGGTCGGCGACGGGCGGGTCTCGTTCGACCTCGGGCCTAGCGAGATCGCGGTCAGCGTCCAACGAAGCGATCGAACTTGGATGGGATGGATTGAGCCGCTGGCCGATCGAATCCGGTTGAACACGGTGCGGTTACGCCGCCGCCAGCGGCGCCTGGATCGCCAGCACCGCGCCGGGTCGCCGGGCTGCTTCCGCGCCGACGGCACCCACAAGACCGGCGGTTGCGATTGGCGGCAGCGTTCCCGCACGGCCAAGCGGACCACTACGGATGTGGCTGAGGAGCATCGCCGGCTGGCGCAGCACCGTAAGACGTTGCACGGTGGGTTGGCGAATAGGTTGTTGGCGCACGGCGCTGATGTGGCGTGCGAGAAGCTGGATTACGTTTCGTGGCAGAAGAACTTCCCGCGCAGTGTGCGCGACCGGGCACCGGGGTTGCTCGTGGAGAGGATGCGCCGCAAGGCTGAAAGCGCCGGCGGTAATCGTCTCTACGAGTTCAACACCACAACCACAACCCTGTCGCAATCCTGTCTATGCGGGAACCGCAAGAAAAAGCCGCTCTCCCAACGGGGCCACCGTTGTGAATGCGGAATCAAAGAAGACCGGGACCTATTGTCGGCATACCTGGGACTGCATGTCCGCACGGGGGCTGATGGTCTCGACCGGCTGGACCTGCAAGCAGCCAACGATGGTTGGCCGCTTCACCGTCACGACGTTGATGGGCGTCGAGGTCTGGCCGTAGCAGTATCCAAGCGGCGAGGCCGCAGGCATCCGCCTTCGCGGAGGTCGGTGGCGCGTATCAAGGCCCGCAGGGCCTTGAAGCGACAGAGCCGCTCGGCGCGAACCTCCACTACCGACCAGCCCACGGCGATAGCCGCATGAGCGCCTATCGAGACAGCCGGTCGGCACGAGGAATCCCCGCAATTTCATTGCGGGGAGGACGTCAAGGCTTGGCGGATACCGGCCCGGGTTGCGTCGGTGAAGAAGTCGTCGAAGAACCTCGTTCGGATCGCCATGGCGTTGCGAAGTGCCGGATGCCGTTGGCCGTGTCGTCATCGGGGTCAGCGGTATTCAGCTCGCCACTGGCGACGCGGCTGAAGAAGTCGACGCCCACCGCTGTGACCAGCGGCTCGGCGAAGTGGTCGCTGGCAATGGCTCCGGCGCCGTCCCGGCAGGCCGCCGCGACCATGGTGGCCGTCAAACCCACGCTGGAAGCCAGGTCCCAGGTGTCGCCCTCGAAGCTCGCGCTACCCAATTGCGTCATTCGTTTGCCCTCCGTCGGCCACCCATTGATACTTAGCAAGTGTAACGAACTACCAAGACTGTGCCCCTCACCCGGCGCCGCCACGGCCACCCTGGCAAGTCCCGCCCAGATCAGCTGTTAATCTCGTAACGGTTTGACGCGCTGTAGATAATGCGGCCCTTACGTCCTGGCCTGCGAGTGTTGGGCGCGTAATGCAGGATGACCCCGCCGCGCAGGAGGAAGTAGTGCTTTCGGCTTTCATCTCATCGCTGCGTACAGTCGACCTGAGACGGAAGATCCTGTTCACGCTGGGCATTGTGGTGCTCTACCGGGTCGGCGCCTCGCTGCCGTCTCCGGGCGTCGACTTCCCGCACGTCCAGCAGTGCATCAAACAGGCCAGCAGCGGCGAAGCCGGCCAGATCTATTCACTGATCAACCTGTTCTCCGGCGGTGCGCTGCTCAAGCTCACGGTGTTTGCGGTCGGAGTGATGCCCTACATCACGGCCAGCATCATCGTGCAGCTGCTGACCGTCGTCATTCCCAGATTTGAGGAACTGCGTAAGGAAGGCCAGTCCGGTCAGGCCAAGATGACGCAGTACACCCGTTATCTGGCGATCGCGCTGGCCATTCTGCAGGCCACCAGCATCGTGGCGCTGGCAGCCAACGACCAGCTGCTGCAAGGCTGCCGCGAGAAAATCATCGCCGACGACAGCATTTTCACCCTGGTCGTCATCGTGCTGGTGATGACCAGTGGCGCGGCGCTGGTGATGTGGATGGGCGAGTTGATCACCGAACGCGGCATCGGCAACGGCATGTCGTTGCTGATCTTCGTCGGCATTGCCGCCCGCATTTATCCCGAAGGACACGACATCCTGGAAAGCCGCGGCGGCGCGGTCTTCGCCGCGGTCTGCGTGGCCACGCTGATCATCATCGTCGGCGTGGTTTTCGTCGAGCAGGGCCAGCGCCGCATCCCGGTGCAATACGCCAAACGGATGGTGGGCCGGCGGATGTACGGCGGAACGTCGACGTATCTGCCGCTCAAGGTCAACCAGGCCGGCGTCATCCCGGTGATCTTCGCTTCGTCGCTGATCTACATTCCGCACTTGATCACCCAGCTGGTCCGCAGTGGCACCGGGGGTCTAGGCCGCGGCTGGTGGGACAAGTTCGTCGCCACCTACCTGTCCGACCCCAGCAACCTGGGCTATATCGCCATCTACTTCGGCCTGATCATCTTCTTCACCTATTTCTATGTGTCGATCACGTTCAATCCCGACGAGCGTGCCGATGAGATGAAAAAGTTCGGCGGCTTCATTCCCGGCATTCGTCCGGGCCGCCCGACCGCTGATTACCTGCGTTATGTGCTGAGCCGGATTACCCTGCCGGGTTCGATCTACCTCGGCGTGATCGCGGTGTTGCCGAATCTGTTCCTCCAGATCGGCGCCAGTGGCGGAGTTCAGAACCTACCCTTCGGGGGTACCGCGGTCCTGATCATGATCGGTGTCGGTTTGGATACGGTCAAACAGATCGAGAGTCAGCTCATGCAGCGCAACTACGAAGGGTTCCTCAAGTGAGAGTCGTTTTGCTGGGACCGCCCGGGGCGGGCAAGGGGACGCAAGCCCAAAAGCTGGCCGAGAAGTTGGGGATCCCGCAGATCTCCACCGGCGAGCTGTTCCGGCGAAACATCGAAGACGGCACCAAGCTGGGCGTCGAGGCCAAGCGGTACCTGAGCGCCGGTGACCTGGTGCCGTCCGATCTGACCAACCAACTCGTCGACGATCGATTGAACAACCCCGACGCGGCCAACGGTTTCATCCTGGACGGATACCCACGCTCGGTGGAACAGGCCCAGGCGCTGCACGAGATGCTCGAACGCCGGGGGACTGACATCGATGCCGTGCTGGAGTTCCGGGTGTCGGAGGAGGTGTTGCTGGAGCGGCTCAAAGGCCGTGGCCGCGCCGACGACACCGACGACGTGATCCTCAACCGGATGAAGGTTTACCGCGACGAGACCGCCCCGCTGCTCGAGTACTACAGCAGCCAATTGAAGACCGTCGACGCGGTTGGCACCATGGACGAAGTGTTCGCTCGCGCGTTGCAGGCCCTGGGGAAGTAGTCATGCGTGCCCTGGCACGGTTGCGGGGCCGCAAAGTCGTGCCACAACGCAGTGCCGGCGAGCTTGACGCGATGGCCGCCGCGGGCTCCGTCGTGGCTGCGGCCCTGCGAGCCGTCCGCGCGGCGGCGGTCGCCGGGGTGTCCAGCCGGACCCTCGACGACATCGCCGAGACGGTGATCCGCGAGGCCGGCGCTACCCCGTCGTTCCTGGGCTATCACGGCTACCCGGCGTCGATCTGCGTCTCGGTCAATGACCGCGTGGTCCACGGCATTCCGTCCGCCGCCGAAATCCTGGCCGCCGGCGACCTGGTTTCGGTCGACTGCGGCGCGGTCCTGGACGGCTGGCACGGCGACGCGGCAATAACCTTCGGGGTCGGACCGCTCAGTCCGGCCGACGAAGCCCTGTCGGAAGCGACCCGGGAATCACTGGAGGCCGGCATCAAGGCGATGGTGGCCGGTAATCGGCTGACCGACGTCTCGCACGCCATCGAGCGGGGCACCCGTAGCGCCGAGACCCGCTACGGTCGCTCGTTCGGAATCGTCGACGGGTACGGCGGCCACGGGATCGGCCGGCAGATGCACCTGGATCCGTTCTTGCCCAACGAGGGCGCTCCCGGGCGCGGGCCGATGCTGGTCGCGGGCTCGGTGCTGGCCATCGAACCGATGCTGACCCTTGGCACCGGCAGGACCGTGGTGCTCGACGACAACTGGACAGTCACTACTGCCGACGGATCGCGTGCGGCACACTGGGAGCACACAGTTGCGGTAACCGAGGACGGGCCCCGAATCCTGACCTTTGGTTAGACGGCTGAACCAAACACCTACTCGACTCGTGTCAGAAGCGGGAGGTGATCGAGTGGGTCGGGTGGCCGGTGGTCGGGCGGCATCCGGGGCTACCGAGGCCGCGCTGATGAAGGCGCTCTACGACGAGCATGCCGCGGTGTTGTGGCGTTATGCGTTGCGGTTGACCGGCGACGCCAGCCAGGCCGAGGACGTCGTCCAGGAGACGTTGTTGCGGGCATGGCAGCACCCGGAAGTGATAGGTGATACCGAGCGGTCGGCGCGCGCGTGGTTGTTCACCGTCGCGCGCAACATGATCATCGACGACCGGCGTAGTGCACGGTCACGCAATGTCGTCGGCTCCACCGACGAATCGGGCGCGCCCGAGCAGTCCGTGCCCGACGAGGTGAACGCGGCGCTGGACCGGTTGCTGATCGCCGAGGCGATGGCTCACCTCTCCGATGAGCACCGGGCCGTGATCGAGCGGTCCTACTATCGTGGATGGACCACCGCGCAGATTGCCGGCGACCTCGGAATCGCCGAAGGCACCGTCAAGTCGCGACTTCACTACGCGGTGCGGGCACTGCGGCTCGGTCTGCAGGAACTTGGGGTGACGCGATGACGGCAGGCCTGATTCGAGGGACTGTTCACGGCCCATCCGGGCGGCCGTCCGTTCCGAATACTTGGGGGTGACAGGAGATGGATGACATGGTCACGTCGCTTAGGGGGCTTGGCCCGCCCGGTGACAACGAGGGGTATAGCCTGACGACCGGTCACAACCACCCCTATGGGATGTGGGACGCCGCTTACGTATTGGGGTCTTTGTCGGCGACCGACCGCCGCGAATACGAAGCGCATATGAGCGGGTGTCCCGCCTGCCGCCAGGCCGTCGCCGAACTCTCCGGTGTGCCCGCATTGCTTTCGCAGCTCGACCGCGACGAGGTGGCGGCGATGAACGAATGCGGCCCCGCCGCGGGAGATCCGCCGGCTGCGCCGCGGCTCTCGCCGCAGTTGTTGCCGTCGTTGCTGGCAACGGTGCGCTGGCGCCGTCGCCGCGCCAGGCTGACGACGTGGGTGGCGTCGGCCGCCGCCGCCGTGGTGTTGGGAATCGCTGTGCTGTTTGGTGTCCAGGGCAATTCCGGATCACCGCAGCCGCCGGTCGTGTCGGCGCAGCCGATGGCACAGGTCGGGACCAAACTCCTGGCTTCGACGGTGTCGGTTCGCCCCGAGCACTGGGGGACGTTCATCAACCTGCGGTGTGTTTGCCTGGCTCCGCCGGATGCGCCCCACGACACGCTGGCGCTGGTCGTGGTGGGTCGTGACGGCAGCCAAACCCGGCTGGCGACGTGGGTGGCCGAACCCGGTCACACTGCCACACCGGCCGGCAGCATCTCGACTCCAATCGATCGAATCGCCGCCGTGCAAGTGGTTTCCGCCGATACCGGCGAGGTGCTGCTGCAGCGTTCGCTCTGAATTCTCGCGGCCCGCGGTGAACTGAACTTCGCCGCGGGTCGTGTTACCGACATGCCCAGGAAGCACCGGGTGGTCGACCACATCGTGGACCACCTCGCGGCAATCGGAGTAGACCACGTCTTCGGTGTGGACGGAGCCAACATCGAAGATCTCTACGACGCCGCGCATTTCCACCCGTCGCTGTGCGCCGTCCTGGCCAAGCACGAATTCTCCGCCGCCGCAATGGCCGACGGCTACAGCCGCAGCGGAGCCGGGATGGGATCTGGGTTAGGCGTTGTGGCAACGACTTCCGGCGGCGGCGCCCTCAATCTCGTCGCGGGATTGGGGGAGGCGCTGGCAAGCCGGGTTCCGGTGCTTGCCCTGGTCGGCCAATCCGCCACCGCCCTGGATGGCCGGGGCGCCTTTCAGGACACCAGCGGGTGCAACGGATCGCTGGATGCCGAAGCGGTGTTCTCCGCGGTGTCGCTATCGTGTCAGCGGGTGCTCGCGCCGGCCGAGATTGTCTCGGCCCTGCCGCGTGCCATCGCCGCGGCGCGCGCCGGCGGTCCGGCTGTGTTGTTGCTGCCCAAGGACATTCAGCAGGGATACGTGGCGATTGAGGACGACCAGAGCCGTCAGCCGGCGCAGGTGCGGCCCATCGGCAACCCGTATCCCATCGCGCGGACACTGCGCCGCGCGAACGGCCCGGTCACGATCATCGTCGGCGAGCAGGTCGCGCGCGACAACTGCCGGCCGGAGCTCGAACAACTGCGAGCGGTGTTGCGCGCCCGAGTGGCGACCGTACCGGAGGCTATGGATGTCGCCG
The nucleotide sequence above comes from Mycobacterium pseudokansasii. Encoded proteins:
- a CDS encoding class I SAM-dependent methyltransferase — encoded protein: MAIDSSRSPGDSWDLASSVGATATMVAAARALASTSADPIVDDPFAAPLVRAVGLDFFARLVDGDIPRDDEADRELQVITESIAVRTRFFDEYFRDAAREGLRQYVILAAGLDARAYRLSWPGDSVVYEVDQPAVVEFKSSTMSELGAVPAARRRTVSIDLRDDWPNALRHKGFDDSKPTAWGAEGLLMYLPPDAQDRLFDNITELSAPGSRLATEYHPDTGSTMAQRAQEFNQRWATLGCDIDLSGLFYDGERSNVVEYLTGRGWQVGTRPRRELFTDYGRVLPDDDMSQLGDIVAVTATL
- a CDS encoding L-fuculose-phosphate aldolase, with amino-acid sequence MKSVDNPEAAVLAAAKDMLRRGLVEGTAGNISARRCDGNIVITPSSVDYGDMILDDLVLVDPEGAVLHAKPGRSPSTEMKLHLACYQAFDDIGSVIHSHPVWATMFAIAHQPIPACIDEFAVYCGGDVRCTEYASSGTPEVGRNAVRALQDRAAALIANHGLVAVGPRPDKVLHVTALVERTAQIVWGARALGGPVAIPEEVNRNFAGVYSYLRANPL
- a CDS encoding zinc ribbon domain-containing protein — encoded protein: MHSLAAKDGNGALRPKTDEAGRLVGLQWGAGFVVGIASPARTGRRGKEQQAELAEIKALIVAGKVLSTRIVRTVIAGRDTYRMQLVCDGQPTRRHPVGDGRVSFDLGPSEIAVSVQRSDRTWMGWIEPLADRIRLNTVRLRRRQRRLDRQHRAGSPGCFRADGTHKTGGCDWRQRSRTAKRTTTDVAEEHRRLAQHRKTLHGGLANRLLAHGADVACEKLDYVSWQKNFPRSVRDRAPGLLVERMRRKAESAGGNRLYEFNTTTTTLSQSCLCGNRKKKPLSQRGHRCECGIKEDRDLLSAYLGLHVRTGADGLDRLDLQAANDGWPLHRHDVDGRRGLAVAVSKRRGRRHPPSRRSVARIKARRALKRQSRSARTSTTDQPTAIAA
- a CDS encoding zinc-dependent alcohol dehydrogenase, which produces MRALVYGVPPEPFEVPDGANALTQNLSHSPTGLRQLPDPRLLRPDWVITRPRLTGICGSDSKQILLDFGEHDADNAMAAFCSFPQVMGHEVVADVVELGPEARGIAVGQRVVLNPWLSCGPRGIEPPCPACEAGDYSLCWSFADGDIKPGIHTGVSADVTGGYAELMPAHHSMLFAVPDSVPDEAAVFADPFSVSLHAITRHPPPHSGRVLVYGAGSLGLCALAILRALYPDVAVAVVARFPAQAELARRFGAAKVVAHEPRLAIIEELVAWGGGRLRQPLLGLPMAHPGPVDVVYDTVGKPETFEVGVRVLTSRGTLVKAGVHTPGRWEWSPLYFKEISWVGSNAFGIEEVDGVRRHAIAHYLELVQAGRVDLRPLLTHTFGLEQWRDAFLAIADQGVTGAVKVAIDQRYGARRL
- a CDS encoding NAD(P)-dependent oxidoreductase, translated to MTSRPRALVTAPLRGPGLAKLQHLADVVYDPWIDQTPLRIYNAEQLAQRITVEAADIVVVESDSVSGPVFEQRSRTLIAVAATRGDPNNVDIRGATAAGIPVLNTPARNADAVAEMTVALLLAATRHVLTADADMRSGNMFRDGTIPYQRFRGWEIAGLTAGLVGLGAVGRALRWRLAGLGLRVIAHDPYNDQARHGLDELFAESDVISLHAPVTDETEGMIGADQFAAMRDGVVFLNTARAQLHDTDALVDALRSGKVAAAGLDHFAGEWLPADHPLTGLPNVVLTPHIGGATWNTEVRQAQLVADDLEALLSGNRPAHIVNPEVLGS
- a CDS encoding GNAT family N-acetyltransferase, whose amino-acid sequence is MTDHDQTAVRREIADALLAALERRHEVADAIVDAENKAAAVEAIVTLLGTSHVAAEAVMSMSFDQLTQDARTQILAELEDLNQQLTFAAKDRPASFGESLELRPFSADEDRDIFAARTEEMGAAGDGSGGPAGNLDDEIRAAISRVDDEEAAWFVAIDSGEKVGMVFGELLHGEVNVRIWIRPEHRKKGYGTAALRKSRSEMAWAFPAVPMVVRAPAAHPA
- a CDS encoding xylulokinase; the encoded protein is MSREAVTMGIDIGSTAVKAVVADENGNVTARVRIPHQLRVPAPDRLEHDADEAWRRGPLAALDQLAPAAAKAVAVSAMAPSLTAVDSDGRPVTPGLLYGDSRGRVPGAAQQPLPSVGEAAEFLRWTAAEAPDATGYWPAPAVANYALAGEPVIDFATAVTGLPLFDGSGWNPAACADCGASVAQLPRVETFGTAIGQVHGTDAVLGTGAIDALCEQIVAGADHDGDVLVLCGTTLIVWTTIAEPRQVPGLWTIPHTAAGKSQIGGASNAGGLFLGWVDRVVAQGDPAAADPQRVPVWLPYIRGERTPFHDPDRRGLLDGLDLTQDPASVRRAAFEASGFVVRQLIELSGAPALRLVASGGGTRVQPWLQAIAEATGRPVQVSRVAEGAALGAAFLGRMAAGLESSITDAARWATIERVVEPRPEWIGPTKERYRRFLELSGSKLA